A stretch of DNA from Thalassospiraceae bacterium LMO-SO8:
GTATCATGAACGACCGCGACCGCGCGGCCGGACGCTCCGGCGTCGGCGCCGTTATGGGGTCCAAGCTGCTCAAGGCCGTCGCCGTGCGCGGCACCACGGGGGTCGCCGTGAACGACCCCAAGCGGTTCCTCGACGTGACCCGTGAAAAACGCAAGATCCTGGACCCCAGCCCGGCCCGCGCGCGCTATTCCGGGCTCGGCACCATGGCCATGATGGACGTGACCCAGGCCCATGGGTCGCTGCCGACCCTGAACTGCCGCGAGGTTCAGTTCGAACACATCGCCGACGTCAACGTGAAGAAGCAGCATACGGTGCGCAAATCCGACGGCGAGGCCCCCTATCAGGGCAACAAGGCCTGCTTCGCCTGTTCCATCGGCTGCGGGCGCATGGCCAAGATCGACCCGGACCATTTCTCCATCAAGGGCAAGGCGCGCTATTCCGGCGTGACCGGCGGCCTGGAATACGAATCCGCCTATGCCGTCGGCCCGATGTGCGGCGTGCAGGACGTGGAGGCCGCGACCTATGCCTCGGCCCTCTGCAACGAACACGGCATGGACCCCATTTCCTTCGGCGCCACGGTCGCCGCCGCCATGGAGTTGTTCATGGAAGGCGCCATCACCACCGAACACACCGACGGCCGCGACTTTTCCTTCGGCAACGCGGAGGCCCTCTGTTGGGCGGCAGAAGTGACGGGCACGGCCCAGGGCTTCGGCAAGGACTTAGGATTGGGCGCCCTGCGGCTGTGTGAAAAGTACGGCCATCCCGAATTCGCCATGGTCGTGAAGGGTCAGGAATTCCCCGGCTACGACCCCCGTGCGATGCAGGGCATGGCGCTCGGCTACGCGACGTCGAACCGGGGGGCCTGCCACCTGAAGGCCGCCCCGTTCCAGGACGACTTCCAGCGCGTGACCCCGGACGGCAAGGCCAAGATCGTCAAGGACAGCCAGGATTACATCGCGGCCATCGATTCCTCCGGCCTCTGCACCTTCACCAAGGCGGCCTGGGGTGCCCCCGACTACGCCGACCAGATCGACGCCGCCTGCGAGGGCGACTGGACGGTCGAGCGTCTGCTGGAACTGGGTGAGCGCATCTACAACCTGGAACGCCTGTTCAACAACGCCGCCGGCTTCACCGCCAAGGACGACACCCTGCCCAAGCGGGTGTTGACCGAGCCGGCCAAGGGCGGTGCGGGCAAGGGCCATGTCGCGGAACTGGCCAAGATGCTGCCGGAATATTACGAGCTGCGCGGCTGGACCCCCGACGGTGAGCCGACGACCCAGACGCTGTCCCGCCTGGGCCTGGCCTGACCGGCGGGTATTTTCATGAACGTCACGGTCAAGCTGATCGCCATGGACCCGTTCTCCCCGCCGGGGTTCGACAGCAACGGCGTGGGCGCCTTCACACTTGCCGACGGCGCCAGCCTGGAAGACCTGATCACGCAACTGAAACTGCCCGACGGCATCGGCGAGGCCTATATGACCATGCTGAACGAGGACGCGGTGCCCATTGCCGGACGCGCGGGCGTGCCACTGTCCGACGGCGACGAGGTCACCGTGTTCCCGGCCATCAAGGGCGGGTGCTGACGGTCAGCCGGCGATTTCGACCTGCCAATGGTCACTCAGGTCTTCAAAATCCTGAATGCCGACCTTGTCCATCGAACTAAGCGAGATGATCTTGTCCACCGTCCCCGTTTCATCCACCACGGGCAGACGCAGGTTCAGCTTTTCCGCCATCACCCCTTCGACCCGTTCAAAGATCGTCATGAACAGCAGCGGGCGGACCTGAACGACCACTTCCCAGAACTGGCTGAACCGGATGTGCCCCGACTGATTGACCACATGTTCGGACAACAGCAGGCCGGTTTCCTCCCGCTTGAACAGGCGGGACAGCTCCGACCCCCAATAGCGGTATTTGAAATCCTTGCCGCCGTCGATGACGTCGACGACCGTCGACATGGGCAAAAGCTTGGGCGGAAAGGCCGACAGCTCAACGTCGCCCCAAACGGGCGCGTGGCGGTCGCCGCACCAACTCCGCCACAGTGCCAGTGCGGACAGCAGATCCTCGGATTTAAGATCCTCAAGGGATAGCGACACAAGCCGCGTGCCGTGAGGCTTGAATTCGGCCATGGCACCTCAAACGAAATGCGCGTTGCATTCGAAAAACCATAACACAATTCAGACCAAAATCGCACCGCCATCGCGATACGGGAAAAATGACCGGCCACGGCACCCGCCGGCTGGGTTTTCCCGCAAGCTGTCCGGTGGCCAGACGATCAGGCCGCGCGGACGTCGGCGAGGAAGCTTTCCACCTGTTTGCGCAGAAGGTCGGCCTTCTGGTTCAGGTCGGCGGCCACATGCTTGACCTCGGACGCGGATGTTCCCGTTTCCTCGGCGGCGGCCGTCACCTGGATGATGTTGGAGGTGACTTCCTGCGTACCGACGGCGGCCTGCTCGACATTGCGCGCGATTTCGCCCGTCGCCGCCCCCTGCTGTTCGACCGCAGCGGCGATGGCCGCGGCGATCTCATCCATCGACTTGATGGTATCGGTGATGGACCGGATGGCGGTCACGGCCTCCAGCGTCTCTGCCTGGATCGCGCCGATCTGCTGCTCGATGTCGCCGGTCGCCTTGGCGGTCTGGTTGGCCAGGTTCTTGACCTCCGACGCGACGACGGCGAAGCCCTTGCCCGCGTCGCCGGCGCGGGCGGCTTCGATGGTCGCGTTGAGAGCCAGCAGGTTGGTCTGCTCGGCGATGTCGGCGATCAGGCTGATGACGTCGCCGATCTTCTGCGCCGCATCGGCCAGCCCCTGGACCTGTTGGTCGGTTTGCGTGGCCTGGCTCACGGCACGACCGGCGATTTCGGCCGACTGGCTGACCTGCCGGCCGATTTCCTGGATCGAACTGGACAACTCCTCGGTCGCCGTCGCGACGGTCTGCACGTTGCCCGATGCCTGTTCCGCGGCCCCCGCAACCGTTGCGGCACGGGTATTGGTGTTGCCGGCGATCTCCGACATGGTGGCGGCCGTTGTCTCCATTTCCGTCGCCGAGGCCCCAAGCGCGCGCAACAGTTCGGTAACGTCGGCATCGAAGCTGCCGGTCAGCTCGACCAGACGGCGCGACCGCTCCTCGCGCCGCGCCGCCTCTTCCTGCTCGCGCGCCGCCAGTTCATCGGCCTTGATCATGTTCTCCTTGAAGACCAGGACCGCCTGCGCCATGTCGCCGACCTCGTCCTTCTGATCGCGGCCGGGAATCTCGACGGTCTTGTCGCCATGGGCGAGGGCCGTCATGGCCCGTGTGATGGCGCCGATCGGGCGGGAAATGCCCGTGCCGATCAACCATGCCGCCGCGATCCCCAGAACCAGGGCGACGGCGGCGGCGCCAACCATGGTGACAAGACCCTTGTGCATGGCGGCACTGGTGTCCGTGCCCAACAGATCCTGGTCCGTCTTGAATCCCAGCTTTAGTTCGTCCATCTGGGCGGACACGTCCGGGCCGATGGTATCCAACTGCGTCTCGATCGCCGTGTTGCGGGCGTTCACATGCTCGTAGACCTCTCGCAGGGTGGCGATGAACGCCTCGTGCTTGGCCGCCAGCTCCTCGGACATCTTGAGCCAGTCTTCTTCCAGGAAGTCGGCGACCATGACGGACTGGTTTGCCTTCATGGCGGCTGATTCCTTGATCGCGTTGTCGAACGATTCTTGATCGTTGGAAACAAGGAACGTGGCCGTGTTCAGCAGCATCAGCAACAAGTCGCGCTGCACCGTCGAGGCGTTATAGGCACCCGTGACGTCGATGGCGTCCTGAGTTTTTTTCTTTATGCCGGCGATAAGGTCCCGCATCTCGCGGCTGAGTACGTCGATCTTGTTTTGCACCAGATCATCGATGCGCGCCTGACGGCCCGCCACCTCATCGAATGCGGAGATATAGTTGGAAAGGTTGCGCCCGACCTCCTGGGCCAAGGCGTTTTCCTGCGGCTCCTTGATCATCTTGGTCAGTTGATCATTCAATTGGATGGTCAGTTGGGCCCGGTCTTTCACGGTCTCCAGGGTCTCTTCCGTCGCACTTTTGAGGAACTTGCGGATTTCCAACTGGGTTTCCAGAAGGCTGGCCTGAACCCGGGCCGCCTGATTGGTCTCCGTCGCGATATCCCGGTAACGTGCGAAATTGGCGTCGCCGTTTTTCAGGTTGACCCCGCCGGTCAGGCCGGTGACTACAAGAAGCGCCAGGACCACACCGAAGCCAAGCGAAACCTTCGTCAGAATCCTGACGTTATTGAGCGCATTCATCGTTAACTACCCTCTCTGCCGCATTTGCCCCCCCTGCCCAACAAGAGTGCGTTGTGGTTTTTTTTATTATTAGCGGAATCGATGATCGCGCGGGTCGGCGCGAAAGTCACGGACCAATAGGGTAAAATTTATATATATTGAGGATTATCTATTTATTACAATAGATTGAGCGGTGTCTTCAGGTAGGATACGCCGTTGTCTTCCGCCGGTGGCAGAGCGCCGCCGCGCATGTTGATCTGCACGGACGGAATGATCAACGCCGGCATGCCGAGCTTGGCGTCGCGGCCCTCGCGCATGGCGGCGAAAGCGTCGGCGTCCTTGCAGTCCTTGAGGTGAATATTTCCCGCCTTCTGCGCCGCGACGGTGGTGTGCATCATCACATCGCGCCCGCCCGGCATGTAGTCGTGGCACAGGAACAGGCGCGTATCGTCGGGCAGGGCGAGGATCTTCTGGATCGAGGCATAAAGCTGGCGCGCGTCGCCGCCGGGAAAATCGCAGCGCGCCGTGCCGTAATCGGGCGCGAACAGGGTATCGCCGACAAAGGCTGCGTCGCCGATCACGTAGGTCACGCAGGCCGGGGTGTGCCCCGGCGTGTGCATCACCCGCGCCGTCAGGTTGCCGATCTTGAATTCCTCGCCATCGGCGAACAGATGGTCGAACTGCGAGCCGTCGGTGGCGAAGGCGTCCTCGGCGTTGAAGATTTTCTTGAAGGCCGCCTGCACCTGGCCGACCTTGCCGCCGATGCCCAGGCGACCGCCCAGGCTGTCCTTCACGAAAGGGGCTGCGGTCAGGTGATCGGCATGGACATGGGTTTCCAGCACCCATTGCACGGTCAGATCGTCCTGGCCGATCTGGTTGACCACGGCTTCGGCACTTTCCCGATAGGTCCGCCCGGCCGCCGCGTCATAATCCAGCACCGGGTCGATCACCGCGGTGGCGCCCGTTTCCGGGCACATGACGATATGGGTGATGGTGAAGGTGCGGTCGTCGAAGAACGAAATAACCTTGGGATTGAGCGCCATGGACCCTGGAATTCCTACCCGGTGATTTTCCAATCTTCCGGTGTATTTACCAGCTTTCCAGGGCGGGAGGAAACCCCGGACGGCTAGGCCGTCCAAGTCTCGTGCAAGGTGACCTGAGGCAGCAAGGTTTCAGGCAGCGCCTCGATCCCCAGGCCCGGCGCGCTCCCCAATGCGATCCGCCCGTCCGTCATCGTCATGCCGGGAATGTCCGAACGCAGAGGATTCGGATTGGCATCGACCTCAAGCAGCCCCGGGCCGCCGACGGCGGCCAGCAGATTGGCCGAGGCCAGCAACCCGATGCCGCCGCCCAGATAATGGGGGCAGTACGTCCGCCCGCCCGCCAGAATGGCGCGGGCCACGGGCAGGCAGCCGGTGACGCCGCCCCATTTCGCCATGTCGGGCTGAATATAGGTAAGCGATCCCGCCGCCACGGCGGCGTCGAAGTCCTCCGAGCCCGTGAAGTTTTCTCCGGCGGCGAGCGGAACGCCGCCCTCTTTCGCCAGCCGTGCCCAGTCCCCCGCCGGCGCGTCGGCGCGCAGTGGTTCTTCCAGCCAATCCAGCCCCAGGTCCCGTGCCCCCTGGGCAAATTCCAGGGCCGCATCCAGGTCCCAGGCCTGGTTGGCGTCGGAAAACAGGCGTTCGCCCGGTTGCATCGATTCCTTCAGCGCCTTGACCCCGGCGATGTCCTGCGCCGTGTCGAAGCCGACCTTGACCTTGAAATTACGGAACCCGGCAACGCGAAACTCGGGCACCACGTCCGCCGCGATGCCGATATGGATGCCGCTGGCATAGGCGGGCACGGCGTCCGCCGCGTCGTCGGCGATGAAATGGCGCAGCGGCCGTCCGGCGGCGCGCGCCGCCAGGTCCCACAACGCGATGTCGAGCCCGGCGATGGCCTGGGAATAGGGCCCCGGTTCCCCGGTTTGCAGCACACGCACACGGGTCTTTTCCCACATCAGGGCATAGGCCTCGGCGGGCGATGCCAGATCACGCCCGGCCAGCAGGGGGGCCAATTCGTCAACGGCCATGCGGACCCGGTGTTCCGCGCCGCAACTGGGGAAGTTGCACCAGATTTCCCCGAACCCGAAGGCACCGTCGGCGCCTTCGACCCGCAGGAACACGGCCGGACGGTCGCGCATGATCCCGAACGAGGTTTCGACGGGGCGCTGGATGGCGACCCGCAAGGCCCAGACATCGATTCGGCGAAGGCGCAGCGCGCCGGCGGGAAAAGGCCGTGCCGTCGATGGCGCGGGATGACCGTTCATTGCCATGAAATTTCCTTCAGTGATAGACATCCATAAGTCCATACGACTATATTATCGGCACAACGTAACCGCAACGCCGGATCGACAATGATGCTGCCGCCCCGCGCCCGCCGCCACACCATGCCGCTCTACGCCCAGGTCGCCAACACTCTGCGCGGCGAGATCGAAGCCGGCATTTGGTCCCTGGGTCAGCAGCTTCCCGCCATCGACGACCTTGCCACCCGCTTCAACGTGGCGCGGGCGACCATGCGCCAAGCCATCGGGGTGATCGAATCCGAAGGCCTGGTCAAACGTCGCCACGGGCTCGGCACCTTTGTCGAGCGCGAGCCGCGGGAGCAACGCTGGCTGCCCCTGGCGTCTGACTGGAATTCCTTCGTGCGCATGGTCGAGCCCCTGCAACCGAAGCTGATCCTGGTCGAAACGGCTGAACGTCAGCCCCGCATCCTGGACGGCGAGGGCAAGCCGGCGACCGCCTATCAACATATCAAGCGCGTGCATTACCGGGATGACGAGCCGTTCTGCCTGATCGACATCTACCTGGCCGCCGACATCTACCTGCGGGCACCCGACCAGTTCCGCAGCAACATCGTCGTGCCCATGCTGGCCGCCATGCCCGACATCACCATCGGCAAGGTCCATCAGACCCTGACGGTCGACGGCGCCGGCCAGGAAGCGGCCGAACGCCTGGACCTTCCCTTGGGCGCCCCCGTCGCCAACGTGCGCCGGACCATCGGCGACCGGGCCGGCACCTGTATCTATGTTGCCGAGATCACCTATCGCGGCGACGTGGTCCGCCTTGAAATCGACTTGTCGCCGGCTTCGGACAGGGATATGGGATAGGCGCCCGGCGCGGGCACAGGAACCGGCCGCGGGCAATGCTCCGGCGGTCTCAACCGACGACACCACGACAAAAGCAACAAGAGCAAAAACCAAACTTCGATCACCAACCCCACCAGGAGGAAACAACCATGAAGACCACCCGACGCTCTCTCGTATTGACGGGGGCAGCCCTGGCGCTTGCCGCCGGCATCGGCATGACCGCCCAATCCGCGCCGGCCCAGGCCGAGTATCCGGAAAAGCCCATCAGCTACATCATCCCCTTCGGCCCCGGCGGCGAGTCCGACATCACCGCCCGCATGCAGCAGCCCTTCTTCAAGGACAAGTTCAACCAGGACCTGGTCATTTCCTACAAGCCGGGCGCCGGCGGCGCCGTGGGCTGGTCCGGCCTGAATTCGCTCAAGGGCGACGGCTACACCATGATGGGTGTCAACCTGCCGCACATCGTCCTGCAACCGCAGCAGAAGGACGTCGGCTACAAAACCGAAGACATCACCATGCTGTACTGGTTCCACTACACGCCCGACGCGATCGTGGTGACCGACGACAGCCCCTTCAAGACGCTGCAAGACCTGATCAAGTTCGCCAAGGAAAACCCGGGCAAGCTGATCTTCTCCGGCTCGGGCAAGGGCACGGCGCCGCATCTGGCGCAGGTCCGTTTCGACAAGCTGGCGGGCGTGAAAACCACCTACGTTCCCTTCAAGGGCACGGGTGCCAGCGTCGCCGCCCTGATGGGCAAGCAGGTGACCGCCGCCATGGCCTTCACCACCGTGGCCGCCAACTATGAAAAGACGCGCCTTTTGGCCGTCGCCATGGAAAAGCGCCACCCGCGCTTCCCGGACGTTCCGACCTTCAAGGAACTGGGCATCGACATCGTGTCCGGCGCCTATCGCGGCATCGCCGTTCCGAAATCGACGCCGGAACCGATCCGCCAGAAGCTGACGGCCATGATCAAGGCCGTCAACGAAGACCCGGCCTTCCTCAAGAAGATGGAAGAAGGCGGCTTCGCGCCGGTCGATTACGCCTACGGCAAGTCGGCGGACGACTTCCTGTCCTCCTTCGCCAAGGACGTGACCGCCGCCGCCAAGGAAGCGGGCATGCTGAAGTAAGCAGCCTTTATCATCACGGGCCGGCCCTGCCCGGTTTCCGGTCGGGCCGGCCCGTGATCGCTTACCCCTTTGGGGCCGCCTCATCGGCCCATTCAAATTTCCACGGAGACGTTTCATGGCAGGGCTTGAGCATCTGCTCACCGCGCTGACGCCGCTCAATCTGGCTTTCGCCTTGTTCGGCGTTGTCGCCGGCACGGTGATCGGCGCCATTCCGGGGCTGACCGCGACCATGTCGGTTGCGGTGCTGGTGCCCCTCACCTTCGCCATGCCGACCTCGTCGGCGCTTATTCTCATGGGCGCGATCTACACGGGCGCCATCTACGGCGGCGCCTATTCGGCGATCCTTCTAAACACGCCGGGCACGCCGTCCGCGATCGCGACCACTTTTGACGGATATCCGCTCGCCAAAAAAGGCGACGGCGACTACGCCATCACCATCGCCTGTCTGGCCAGCGTGATCGGCGGCCTGATCGGGGCCATCGCCCTGATGACCCTGGCGCCGCCGTTGTCCAAGGTGGCGCTCGCCTTCGGCCCGGTCGAGTATTTCTGGCTCGCCATCTTCGGCCTGTCGCTGATCGCGGCCCTGTCCGAGGGCAGCCTGTTGAAAGGCGTCGCCGGCGGCGCCCTGGGATTGTTGCTGTCCTGCATCGGGGTCGCCGAGGTTGCCGGCGACGTGCGCCTGACCTTCGGCTCGCAAACCATGCTCAGCGGCATCCAGATCGTCGCCGCCTTGATCGGCCTGTACTGCATCCCCGTGCTGATCGACCTTGTCGCGCAGCCAGGCCATCACCTGAAGGTCGAAACCGGGTCGCGCGGGTTCCGCCTGGGCGAGGCCGTGCGCTACCTGTGGGGCGACAAGATCAACGCTATCCGCTCGGCCGTGATCGGCACCGTCGTCGGCATCCTGCCCGGCGCCGGAGGCTCCATCGCCAGCCTGGTGTCCTATTCCGAGGCCCGGCGCACGGCGAAGCCGGGCCAGCAGTACGGCAAGGGCGAACCGGGCGGCATCATCGCCTCGGAATCGGCCAACAACGCCACGGTCGGCGGCGGCTTCATCCCGACCCTGGTGCTGGGCATTCCCGGCACGCCGCCGGACGCGGTGATCCTGGGCGCGCTGTTGGTGCAGGGTGTTCGCACCGGCCCCAGCCTGTTCGCCAACCAGGGCGAGATCGTCTACACCTTCATCTGGGGCCTGATCCTGGCGACCATTCTGATGCTGCCCACGGGGCTGTTCATCGGACGCTACGCCTACCGCACCATCATCACCCTGCCCAAGGCCCTGCTGGTGCCGGCCATCGCCTTCATGACGATCATCGGCAGCTACGCCATCCGCAACAACATCAGCGACGTCATCATCATGATCGTGCTGGGCGGGTTCGGCTGGATCATCGGGCGGTTCGGCTTCACGGCATCGCCCATCGTGCTCGGCCTGATCCTGGGCCCCATCGCGGAATCGGGCTTCGTGCAGGCCTGGACCATCGGGCGCGCGACGGAGAACCAGATGGGCATGTTCTTCGGCCGGCCGATCTCCATCGCCATCATCGTGTTCACCCTGTTCACCCTGCTGAGCCCCTTCGTGCTGGCCCGGCTGAAGAAGATCAAGGATCAGGCCCATGCAGACTGACGTTCGGAAAGACACCGGCGGCGCCGTCATCTCGGTCTTCATGATCGGCATCGCCTGTCTGGTGATCTGGGATTCCCTGAGCTACATGGACGCGGATTCCGCCGTGTTCCCGCGC
This window harbors:
- a CDS encoding mandelate racemase/muconate lactonizing enzyme family protein, which encodes MNGHPAPSTARPFPAGALRLRRIDVWALRVAIQRPVETSFGIMRDRPAVFLRVEGADGAFGFGEIWCNFPSCGAEHRVRMAVDELAPLLAGRDLASPAEAYALMWEKTRVRVLQTGEPGPYSQAIAGLDIALWDLAARAAGRPLRHFIADDAADAVPAYASGIHIGIAADVVPEFRVAGFRNFKVKVGFDTAQDIAGVKALKESMQPGERLFSDANQAWDLDAALEFAQGARDLGLDWLEEPLRADAPAGDWARLAKEGGVPLAAGENFTGSEDFDAAVAAGSLTYIQPDMAKWGGVTGCLPVARAILAGGRTYCPHYLGGGIGLLASANLLAAVGGPGLLEVDANPNPLRSDIPGMTMTDGRIALGSAPGLGIEALPETLLPQVTLHETWTA
- a CDS encoding methyl-accepting chemotaxis protein; its protein translation is MNALNNVRILTKVSLGFGVVLALLVVTGLTGGVNLKNGDANFARYRDIATETNQAARVQASLLETQLEIRKFLKSATEETLETVKDRAQLTIQLNDQLTKMIKEPQENALAQEVGRNLSNYISAFDEVAGRQARIDDLVQNKIDVLSREMRDLIAGIKKKTQDAIDVTGAYNASTVQRDLLLMLLNTATFLVSNDQESFDNAIKESAAMKANQSVMVADFLEEDWLKMSEELAAKHEAFIATLREVYEHVNARNTAIETQLDTIGPDVSAQMDELKLGFKTDQDLLGTDTSAAMHKGLVTMVGAAAVALVLGIAAAWLIGTGISRPIGAITRAMTALAHGDKTVEIPGRDQKDEVGDMAQAVLVFKENMIKADELAAREQEEAARREERSRRLVELTGSFDADVTELLRALGASATEMETTAATMSEIAGNTNTRAATVAGAAEQASGNVQTVATATEELSSSIQEIGRQVSQSAEIAGRAVSQATQTDQQVQGLADAAQKIGDVISLIADIAEQTNLLALNATIEAARAGDAGKGFAVVASEVKNLANQTAKATGDIEQQIGAIQAETLEAVTAIRSITDTIKSMDEIAAAIAAAVEQQGAATGEIARNVEQAAVGTQEVTSNIIQVTAAAEETGTSASEVKHVAADLNQKADLLRKQVESFLADVRAA
- a CDS encoding aldehyde ferredoxin oxidoreductase family protein: MAWHGKLLRVNLTKGTCTPEPLNMDWVKLYLGQRGLGTKYLYEEIDPKVDPLSPDNKLIFVTGPLTGTCASTGGRYSVVTKGPLTGTVACSNSGGQFGGELKQAGWDMVIIEGKAAKPVYLMIVDDQAELLDAEGFIWGETVWDTEDAIKKRHQDPLIRIASIGGAGEGLSRYACIMNDRDRAAGRSGVGAVMGSKLLKAVAVRGTTGVAVNDPKRFLDVTREKRKILDPSPARARYSGLGTMAMMDVTQAHGSLPTLNCREVQFEHIADVNVKKQHTVRKSDGEAPYQGNKACFACSIGCGRMAKIDPDHFSIKGKARYSGVTGGLEYESAYAVGPMCGVQDVEAATYASALCNEHGMDPISFGATVAAAMELFMEGAITTEHTDGRDFSFGNAEALCWAAEVTGTAQGFGKDLGLGALRLCEKYGHPEFAMVVKGQEFPGYDPRAMQGMALGYATSNRGACHLKAAPFQDDFQRVTPDGKAKIVKDSQDYIAAIDSSGLCTFTKAAWGAPDYADQIDAACEGDWTVERLLELGERIYNLERLFNNAAGFTAKDDTLPKRVLTEPAKGGAGKGHVAELAKMLPEYYELRGWTPDGEPTTQTLSRLGLA
- a CDS encoding MBL fold metallo-hydrolase, with the translated sequence MALNPKVISFFDDRTFTITHIVMCPETGATAVIDPVLDYDAAAGRTYRESAEAVVNQIGQDDLTVQWVLETHVHADHLTAAPFVKDSLGGRLGIGGKVGQVQAAFKKIFNAEDAFATDGSQFDHLFADGEEFKIGNLTARVMHTPGHTPACVTYVIGDAAFVGDTLFAPDYGTARCDFPGGDARQLYASIQKILALPDDTRLFLCHDYMPGGRDVMMHTTVAAQKAGNIHLKDCKDADAFAAMREGRDAKLGMPALIIPSVQINMRGGALPPAEDNGVSYLKTPLNLL
- a CDS encoding MoaD/ThiS family protein — encoded protein: MNVTVKLIAMDPFSPPGFDSNGVGAFTLADGASLEDLITQLKLPDGIGEAYMTMLNEDAVPIAGRAGVPLSDGDEVTVFPAIKGGC
- a CDS encoding tripartite tricarboxylate transporter permease, which encodes MAGLEHLLTALTPLNLAFALFGVVAGTVIGAIPGLTATMSVAVLVPLTFAMPTSSALILMGAIYTGAIYGGAYSAILLNTPGTPSAIATTFDGYPLAKKGDGDYAITIACLASVIGGLIGAIALMTLAPPLSKVALAFGPVEYFWLAIFGLSLIAALSEGSLLKGVAGGALGLLLSCIGVAEVAGDVRLTFGSQTMLSGIQIVAALIGLYCIPVLIDLVAQPGHHLKVETGSRGFRLGEAVRYLWGDKINAIRSAVIGTVVGILPGAGGSIASLVSYSEARRTAKPGQQYGKGEPGGIIASESANNATVGGGFIPTLVLGIPGTPPDAVILGALLVQGVRTGPSLFANQGEIVYTFIWGLILATILMLPTGLFIGRYAYRTIITLPKALLVPAIAFMTIIGSYAIRNNISDVIIMIVLGGFGWIIGRFGFTASPIVLGLILGPIAESGFVQAWTIGRATENQMGMFFGRPISIAIIVFTLFTLLSPFVLARLKKIKDQAHAD
- a CDS encoding tripartite tricarboxylate transporter substrate binding protein, with protein sequence MKTTRRSLVLTGAALALAAGIGMTAQSAPAQAEYPEKPISYIIPFGPGGESDITARMQQPFFKDKFNQDLVISYKPGAGGAVGWSGLNSLKGDGYTMMGVNLPHIVLQPQQKDVGYKTEDITMLYWFHYTPDAIVVTDDSPFKTLQDLIKFAKENPGKLIFSGSGKGTAPHLAQVRFDKLAGVKTTYVPFKGTGASVAALMGKQVTAAMAFTTVAANYEKTRLLAVAMEKRHPRFPDVPTFKELGIDIVSGAYRGIAVPKSTPEPIRQKLTAMIKAVNEDPAFLKKMEEGGFAPVDYAYGKSADDFLSSFAKDVTAAAKEAGMLK
- a CDS encoding GntR family transcriptional regulator; this encodes MMLPPRARRHTMPLYAQVANTLRGEIEAGIWSLGQQLPAIDDLATRFNVARATMRQAIGVIESEGLVKRRHGLGTFVEREPREQRWLPLASDWNSFVRMVEPLQPKLILVETAERQPRILDGEGKPATAYQHIKRVHYRDDEPFCLIDIYLAADIYLRAPDQFRSNIVVPMLAAMPDITIGKVHQTLTVDGAGQEAAERLDLPLGAPVANVRRTIGDRAGTCIYVAEITYRGDVVRLEIDLSPASDRDMG